A stretch of DNA from Nitrospirota bacterium:
AATGCATCCTCTGTTAAGGCAGGTTCCACCAACTTCTGTATCTTCAACTACTGTTACCTGCGCACCGAGTTGTGCAGCCTTTATAGCGGCGACATATCCGCCAGGGCCAGCGCCAACAATAGCAATGCGCACTATTCTGCCTCCTCTTCGACATATTTTTCATATTCGGACGCATCCATTAAATCACTCACTTCAGACGGGTTATCTATTTCAAGGACGGCAATCCAGCCCTTGCCGTACGGGTCCTCATTTATTATTTCAGGGGTTTCGACAAGTTCATCATTAACTTCAATTACTGTTCCGCTCACCGGACTTATAACAGAAGATGTAGCCTTTGTAGACTCTATCTCTGCAAGCTCTGAATTGGCCTCTACAACTGTGTCGATTTCTGGCAGGTCGATATACACAATGTCACCGAGCGATTCCTGAGCGTAATTCGTAATTCCGACTGTAGCCTTTTTGCCAGAAACCTTTACCCATGTGTGTTCTCTGTGATACTTAATGCCCTCAGGATTCATTTTCAACCCTCCTTTAATTTAAATTAGTATTGTCAAAATTTAACCACAGAGGACACAGAGCTATAATTTGGAGCAATGGAGTGATAGAGTAATGTCTATTTAGTATCCAATACTCCAAAACTCCAATACTCCATTTTCTCGTGCTCTCTGTGCTCTCTGTGCTCTCTGTGGTTTTATGTTTTATCCTCCCGACTTATAGGTGAGAAATACTTAACACAGGTTTTATATTTTGTCAAGAAAAATGGCTAGACTTGTCAAAGCAAAATAGAAATGTCCTATTCTTAGCAAAATAGAAATGTCCGGTTTTCATGTTTGTAATTCTTTCTGTTGATAACTGTTATGTTGTATCACTGGCTTAAACCTCCTCCATGGATGATTCATTGCAGGGATAT
This window harbors:
- the gcvH gene encoding glycine cleavage system protein GcvH, with protein sequence MNPEGIKYHREHTWVKVSGKKATVGITNYAQESLGDIVYIDLPEIDTVVEANSELAEIESTKATSSVISPVSGTVIEVNDELVETPEIINEDPYGKGWIAVLEIDNPSEVSDLMDASEYEKYVEEEAE